DNA from Vulpes vulpes isolate BD-2025 chromosome 9, VulVul3, whole genome shotgun sequence:
ACCAAGAAAGGAGAGCCAGGGGCAAGCGGGGGTTGGAGGGAGGCTGCCTGggacggcggcggcggggcggcggtggggctgctcctggggctccggggctctggggctccggggcggggcggggcggggcggggcgggggggggttcCTGGGGGCGCTGGAGGGACGGGCCTGGCGCTCCGAGCTGGCACATGGGGCTTGGCTGACCAAGTCAGACGGCGGCCGCGCCCCCCAAATACCCCAGCGCCCTGCACCCCTCCTGCGGTCCGCGGTCCGCGGTCCGCGGCCCAGCCCAGCGGGCGGCCCCGGGCGCTCGGGcactgcgggggcgggggcgggggcggcgaaGCCTGGGCCGCGGGCAGCCGAGCGGGGACCCCGCGCGCACGGGTGGGAGTCGCCCGCCCCGCTGGCCACACACGCACGCGCGGACACACTGACACGGGGCGCCCCCGGGGTGCAGCCAGTCGCGCCGCGGCCGAGGCGCCGCCCCTTTATTCGCTTCAGGAGGCGGAAAACTTTCTCAGCGCGACGACCACGAGCGCCAGCACCACGCAGGTGGCCAGCAGGGCGGCGATGACGATGGCGGCGATGGCGCCGGGCCCCAGCGAGCCTGCGGAGGACGGACGGCGGCTCAGCCCCGCGGCTCCGcaacccccgcccccgccgcccccccagGCTCCGCGCCCTCCTGTCCCGCCGCCCCCCCAGGCTCCGCGCCCCCCaacgcccccgcccccccaaggctccgcgcccccccggccccctccgcccccccaaGGCTCCGCGCCCCCCAACCCctccgccccggcccgccccccccAAGGCTCCGCGCCCCCCaacgcccccgcccccccaaggctccgcgcccccccggcccccgccgcccccccaaGGCTCCGCGCCCCCCAACCCCTCCGCCCCCCCAAGGCTCCGCGCCCCCCAACCCCTCCGCCCCGGCCTGCCCCCCCCAAGGCTCCGCGCCCAAGGCTccgcgcccccccggccccctccgccccggcccgccccccccAGGCTCCGCGCCCCCCAACCCCTCCGCCCCCCCAAGGCTccgcgcccccccggccccctccgccccggcccgccccccccAGGCTCCGCGCCCCCCAACCCCTCCGCCCCGGCCTGCCCCCCCAAGGCTCCGCGCCCAAGGCTCCGCGCCGCCCCCCAGGCTCTGCCCCCCCGTAACCCCACCCCCATCCGGGCCCCCTCCCGCAGGTACCGCCGCCCTGGTCCAGACGCTCCCGCGCGGTGCTGTCCTCGGGGCTCGGCGTGgcggtgggggccgggggcccggTGGCCGCGGGCTCCCGCGCGGGGCTGGTGCTCTCCACGGGGTCCTCTCCCGACGGCAGCTCGGCGGGCTCGTTCCACAGGGTGGGCGCGGGCTCCTGCGGGCCCTCGGCTGCAAGGCCAAGGACGGGCGCTGGGGGCAGGCGGCAGGGCCGACCGGGCCGTGGCCCCGCCCCTGGGGTCAGACCGCAGCGGCCTCCCGTTTCAGCCCCTACTTCAGCAGCCAGACTGCTCCCGAGCCCGAGCCGGTGAAGACGGACGGACGGGAGGCCGAGGGAGGGAGACGGGGACCAACAGATTCTCCTAGAAAACAGCTGGGAAGACCCCGAGCCGCGGCCGCACAGCTTCAGGACCGTGGGCGGGCGCAGGGCCTCCACCTGGATCCCTCCTCTGAACTGCCGGGCTCCGTAGGCCTGGGTGACATGACTGACACTTGTGAGGGACCCTCCCCCTGCAAGGCAGACACAGGTCTGGAGACCAGAAGACCCTGGAGAGGCCAGAAGGGGGTGAGACGACTCTCCCCCCACAGGAACCAGGGTCCCTGCCTACCCAGAGCCCCAGGAagtggggaagagaggcagactcctcctctgcttcctcgcCTTTGCCCTAACCTGGGCAGAGCCACACAGCCCACAGGACATGGGGCCCAGTGCCCACACATACCCCGTGTTCTGAGGCTTAAACCCCAAGGTGACTCTGTATCCTAAGAAACTGCAAGGCCAGGACATTGCTGCTTCCAGACAGAACAGGGCCAGAGGGATGGGCAGGGGTGTCTGTGGTCAGTGAAAGGGAAGCCCCAGGAAAGGGCCGAtgcgccccctgcccccacacaagCTGGGGCTCAGTCAGCACATCAGTCCCTGTGCAGCATTCTCTGCAGAGGCCTTTCTCTGCTCCTGGGTTGGGAGTTAGCAAGGTTTAGAGCACCCGGGGGCTCCAGGGAACGGGGAGGTTGAGACTGAGAGGCCTGTGTGACAACTGCAGCCCCATATCCCCACCTCCGCCATGCCAGCCCATGccaatttcacacacacacacacactcacacactcaagGATCCTGGTCCAAGGAGTCCCACAGCACTACCCCAACCCTGGACCCATCTATCCTTCCCAGACAGGAGGCCCCAGCCACCCAGTTTAAGTTCAAGACCAGAATGGCAGGCAGTCTCTgggctccccaccccagccctgaaCATTGGTTTTAGCAGGGTCAGGACTGGCCAGTGCCTAATCTCAGTTGTGATCCAGAGACGCTGAGCCC
Protein-coding regions in this window:
- the SNORC gene encoding protein SNORC, with translation MAFCLALRMALLLLPGVLAPAVLTAEGPQEPAPTLWNEPAELPSGEDPVESTSPAREPAATGPPAPTATPSPEDSTARERLDQGGGSLGPGAIAAIVIAALLATCVVLALVVVALRKFSAS